In Drosophila santomea strain STO CAGO 1482 chromosome 3L, Prin_Dsan_1.1, whole genome shotgun sequence, a single window of DNA contains:
- the LOC120448070 gene encoding probable medium-chain specific acyl-CoA dehydrogenase, mitochondrial: MAFLNKLAAPALRQLVSQSRAYAAVSHVSPNGTSFALTEDQLQLQELARKFTREEIIPVAAQYDKSGEYPWPIIKKAWELGLMNNHIPADIGGLDLDVFTTCLSAEELAYGCTGIMTALEASGLGQTPVILSGNKEQKKKYLGRLLEEPLVAAYGVTEPGAGSDVSGIKTRAEKKGDEYIINGQKMWITNGGVANWYFVLARTNPDPKCPPSKAFTGFIVERDTPGLTPGRKELNMGQRASDTRGITFEDVRVPKENVLIGEGAGFKIAMGTFDKTRPPVAAGAVGLAQRCLDEALKYALERKTFGVPIAYHQAVQFMLADMAIGVETSRLAWRLSAWEIDQGRRNSYYASIAKCHAADMANKIASDAVQIFGGNGFNSEYPVEKLMRDAKIYQIYEGTSQIQRLIISRNMYEAAKGQA, from the exons ATGGCGTTCCTCAACAAG CTCGCTGCGCCTGCCCTGCGCCAGTTGGTGTCCCAAAGTCGCGCCTACGCCGCCGTGTCGCACGTGTCGCCCAATGGCACCTCCTTCGCGCTCACCGAGGatcagctgcagctgcaggaaCTGGCCCGTAAGTTCACCCGCGAGGAGATCATCCCAGTCGCTGCCCAATACGACAAGAGCGGCGAGTACCCATGGCCCATCATCAAGAAGGCCTGGGAACTGGGTCTGATGAACAACCACATTCCCGCAGACATTGGTGGCCTGGATCTCGATGTGTTCACCACCTGCTTGTCGGCCGAAGAGTTGGCCTACGGCTGCACCGGCATCATGACCGCCTTGGAGGCCAGTGGTCTGGGC CAAACTCCTGTGATCCTGTCCGGTAACAAGGAACAGAAGAAGAAGTACCTGGGCCGTCTGCTTGAGGAGCCACTGGTGGCCGCCTATGGTGTCACGGAGCCCGGAGCAGGATCCGATGTATCCGGCATCAAGACACGCGCCGAGAAGAAGGGCGATGAGTACATCATCAACGGCCAGAAGATGTGGATCACCAACGGCGGCGTGGCCAACTGGTACTTTGTGCTGGCCCGCACCAATCCGGATCCCAAGTGCCCGCCCAGCAAGGCCTTCACCGGGTTCATTGTGGAGCGAGACACTCCCGGACTGACGCCCGGTCGCAAGGAGTTGAACATGGGACAGCGCGCCTCCGACACGCGCGGCATCACCTTCGAGGATGTGCGCGTGCCCAAGGAGAATGTGCTGATTGGCGAGGGAGCCGGTTTCAAAATTGCCATGGGCACTTTCGATAAGACGCGTCCTCCAGTGGCCGCCGGAGCTGTGGGTTTAGCGCAGCGTTGTTTGGATGAGGCTCTAAAATACGCGCTGGAACGCAAGACCTTTGGCGTGCCCATCGCTTACCACCAGGCTGTGCAGTTCATGCTGGCTGATATGGCCATCGGTGTGGAGACATCCCGCCTGGCGTGGCGTCTTTCTGCCTGGGAAATCGACCAGGGACGTCGTAACAGCTACTATGCCTCCATTGCCAAGTGCCATGCCGCCGATATGGCCAACAAGATTGCCTCCGATGCCGTCCAGATCTTTGGAGGCAACGGCTTCAACAGCGAGTATCCCGTGGAGAAGCTGATGCGTGATGCCAAGATCTACCAGATCTACGAAGGTACTTCTCAGATCCAGCGCCTCATCATTTCCCGAAACATGTACGAGGCAGCTAAGGGTCAGGCCTAA